The Rhodamnia argentea isolate NSW1041297 chromosome 10, ASM2092103v1, whole genome shotgun sequence sequence CTAGCAGTCCACCATTCAGATCTGGCTTTGCCCGGCCGAGTCTAAAATCGCAGTTATCTTCTTCTGAAGCTCCGGCTTGTTGGCTCCCACGAGCTTGTCAACTTGTTTCCCATCtttaagaaagaagaaagtaggGGTTGCTTTAATGTCCCACGATGTGCTGAACTCctgtgaaataaatgaaacggcACAAGAGCTACGGTCAGTACATTTGGCACATAACTAGGCAAATTTCTCATCCAAGTCGCAAGTTGTTGCATGGTCTGAGAGATGAAAGTCATACTTACAGTTAGTTCATCCACATCGACAAGAAGAAGCATGAGAGAAGGGTGCTTCTCGGATATCTCAGAGAAGAAAGGCGCAATCACTCTACAAGGACCACACCAGGTTGCGCTAAAGTTTGCTATAACCTGTAAAGCATTCACACGTCACGGTGGGGAGCCAAACTTTCATGTAAAGAAAATGTTATAATTAACAAGAGATGACATGACAGGATTTTCTCAGCCACCTTTCCCACATAACACCCTGAAATTATTACAGTTTGCTATAGCCTGACACCACAGAGTGCATGCTACTGTCTACTCTGgattctcaaaatttgaaatgaactCCAAAAGTCATCCCTATGTTGAAAATATATGGAGATGCAGTTGTCAAATATCAAGGCCAAGACTCAGAGAATAAAccccaaaatcaaaatcagtctcattttcaaatttatgttTCTCAACAGGGGTACCATCTCATCCCGTGACCCAGGACTTATACCAAATTCCTACAACAACAACTATTAGAACACCAGGCAAATGACCTGATGGCAACAGAGAGGCAGGGTTAGGGGCAAGTCCAGGGCTCGATTACAGAGAACACCGTGGATGCAAAATTACTGAGGGAAGAAAAAGGCTATCTTGTTATGGAAAGTAGCAAGAGCGAGACATCATTTATATAAACTGCATAGAACTAATGTTGAAAACTTACTATCTTTCCGTCCTTAATAGCTTCTGATAACTTTTCATCCCAGCTCTCTTTAGTAGTGATGAGATGCACATTGCCGCTAGCAAAATCAATGTGGTAGTGGTCGGAGTCGTCATCTTTTGTTTCTTGCTGGAAGCACCATGAACAACATAGAATCTTTTTGACAAAAAGAACTGACAGTGTTTCATTTAGATATTTCAAGCCAAAACCCAGAAGACAAGCAACAGCAAATAAATGGAAGCAGCCATTAAATGTCATTAAACAACTGTTTTAGGACAAACATGGTTTAATAGAGTAGGAGAAGGATACTTAGTAGAGTTGCCATTTGTAGAGAGTAATAGATATACTATATGAACAACAGAAATCTCATCCAAACAACATAGCAAAATAACATGACAGAAGAAGTGGTCAAGAAGTCATTACATGATATGAACTACAAAAATGTGTACATATTCACAATAGACAgtaaaatatttgagaaggacAGAATAGATTCCAGCGAAAAATGGCCCAGAGGTATCACCTTGGCTACACATTGCCCCATACCGATGGTTGGAATGGGAATTCCAAGATTCAGCAGAAGAAAGGACAAAGAACCTGACAGTTAAAATATACGAGGATTTACCGCATGATATGGAAGTATTGTCAAAAGGGTTTCCCAAATATGCACATAGATCACATTAACAAGTGGAGCCCAGAAATTCAGAACGAATTCCATTGGCAGAGCAGCAATACCAAACACTTAATATAATCCTTGAGTGTATCTAGAAGTAATTCTAACCTAAAACTTTCCAATCTATTATTTGCCGATGACAGCATTTTGTTCTCTTGTTTGAAGATAAGTCTAGGACATTGCAGTTCAGTAATAGGCTGCAAATCACTTAGTTGGACCCACATCAAGGAATTAAACTGAAAGATCACAGTATTCGGACCTGGTTTTTGCCAAGACAGAAAGAAGATTGGTTAGTTCGAAGAGGTTATCTTGGCAGCAGATTAACTCCAGTAAAGAGACTCATACAACTCTGCCAGTTTTTGTTTTCCTGCTTTTTCCCTCTTCAAGAGTGGCAACTAGGATCCTTGATAACATTGAGAGAAGGTTTCCATAGGAGGTAAGGCAAAGGTATAGTTTCAGCCTTGGTAGGTGGGGCATCATTAAACTCCCCATCTGAAAGTGGCTTTGCCTTTGGGTATGAGTTATTTATTACATTTCCACAAAGCTCTGTGTGCCAAGTGGCTTTGAAAATTATGACCACAAGAATTTTCTCTAGAGAGAGTTCATCAATAAGAACAATGAAACCATGTTGGCCAGGTTAACAATGTCGGTGCACTTTCAGAGTGATCCCTTGGAGATGGATTAACAAATGTTAGGTCGATCTTCCTATACTAACATAGATCACGCTGTTGGCAGAGGAGATTCTGTTTTCTTCTAGCAGGACAAAGTGTGGTTCAACACCCCTTCAAGCCCAAACTGCTTGACTAGTCAGACTTTCTAAGTGTTAAAGGCCACGTGTTGCTAAAATCTTTGACATTTCAACTTTACAtgtccctaaaaaaaaaaaaaaaactttacatGTCCCAGCAGATTTGTCCGAAGCTTTAATGATTGGGTATTGGAACGTCGTGCTAAGTTCTATAACGTGCTAGAGGAGGCAAAACTGAAAGGGATGAGGAAGAGAACAAATTTAGCAAGGGAGAAGGAAAACTAAAACCCCTTAAGGATGGACAAGAACTCGGCTGTTCCTACCAAGATTTCCTTATTTATGCAGAAGGCATCCTCACCAAACTTATAACAGCATTTTATTTTGCAAAGGGCGAATAGTCTTCACAAATAGAAGCCCTCTACATAAGGTGGCTGCGAAAACAGCAAGGGGTTTGTTCATGTGCTGGTGCTGAACATGAGGTCTATGGAAATTGGAACATGATTTTTGGCTTATGTAGAGAGTAATTTGGAATATACAGGACTCCTGGTTCTACGCCATTAACTCTTTCTATATTTAGAATAATGGGATATGCTAGTTACAGTCGAGCTCGTATCTTGTCAATCATTTCAGTATGAGTCAGCATCGCATTGGTGCCACTTAAATAAAATTAGTCCTTGATGACAACGCAACAATCCAACGGATAAACTAGATCAGATGTCATTCGATTAACATGCAGAACTTCTGGAGCATCTTTCCTGCTGCAATATGTTTCACCAGA is a genomic window containing:
- the LOC115728175 gene encoding thioredoxin H9-like isoform X4 gives rise to the protein MGQCVAKQETKDDDSDHYHIDFASGNVHLITTKESWDEKLSEAIKDGKIVIANFSATWCGPCRVIAPFFSEISEKHPSLMLLLVDVDELTEFSTSWDIKATPTFFFLKDGKQVDKLVGANKPELQKKITAILDSAGQSQI
- the LOC115728175 gene encoding thioredoxin H9-like isoform X2, yielding MCSQVLFVKKILCCSWCFQQETKDDDSDHYHIDFASGNVHLITTKESWDEKLSEAIKDGKIVIANFSATWCGPCRVIAPFFSEISEKHPSLMLLLVDVDELTEFSTSWDIKATPTFFFLKDGKQVDKLVGANKPELQKKITAILDSAGQSQI
- the LOC115728175 gene encoding thioredoxin H9-like isoform X3, translating into MGQCVAKILCCSWCFQQETKDDDSDHYHIDFASGNVHLITTKESWDEKLSEAIKDGKIVIANFSATWCGPCRVIAPFFSEISEKHPSLMLLLVDVDELTEFSTSWDIKATPTFFFLKDGKQVDKLVGANKPELQKKITAILDSAGQSQI
- the LOC115728175 gene encoding thioredoxin H9-like isoform X1 encodes the protein MPRMFFVLSSAESWNSHSNHRYGAMCSQVLFVKKILCCSWCFQQETKDDDSDHYHIDFASGNVHLITTKESWDEKLSEAIKDGKIVIANFSATWCGPCRVIAPFFSEISEKHPSLMLLLVDVDELTEFSTSWDIKATPTFFFLKDGKQVDKLVGANKPELQKKITAILDSAGQSQI